One window of the Megalops cyprinoides isolate fMegCyp1 chromosome 2, fMegCyp1.pri, whole genome shotgun sequence genome contains the following:
- the LOC118770212 gene encoding E3 ubiquitin/ISG15 ligase TRIM25-like: MAEASILVCQDQFGCLICLDLLKDPVTIPCGHSYCMGCIKGCWDQDDHTGVYSCPQCRQTFTPRPVLGRNTMLANVVEKLKTGFQAAPPAHCYAGPADVACDVCTGRKCKAIKCCLVCLASYCENHIQPHYEFPAFKKHKLIKASRQLEEMICSHHDKLLEVYCRSDQQCICLLCSMDEHRGHDTVSAAAERTEKQKVVGETQRKFQQRIQEREKELKDLRQAVESLTRSAQAAVEDSERIFTELIRSIERRPSEVKKIIRDQEKAAVSKAERLLEQLEQEITELKRRDAELEQFSHTEDHIHFLQSCQPFCAPLSVPPGDLPSITVDPQSSFEFVKASVSELRVKLEGLFKEELKKTSKKGCWK; this comes from the exons ATGGCGGAGGCAAGTATATTAGTGTGCCAGGACCAGTTCGGCTGTTTGATCTGTTTGGATCTACTGAAGGATCCGGTGACTattccctgtggacacagttactgtatgggCTGTattaagggctgctgggatcaggatgaTCATACTGGTGTCTACAGTTGTCCCCAGTGCAGACAGACCTTCACCCCAAGGCCTGTTCTGGGCAGAAACACCATGCTGGCTAACGtggtggagaaactgaagaCAGGATTCcaagctgctcctcctgctcactgttacgCTGGACCTGCAGACGTGGCATGTGATGTCTGCACTGGGAGAAAATGCAAAGCCATCAAGTGCTGCCTGGTGTGTCTGGCCTCTTACTGCGAAAATCACATTCAGCCTCACTACGAATTTCCTGCCTTTAAGAAGCACAAATTGATCAAAGCCAGCAgacagctggaggagatgaTCTGCTCTCATCATGACAAACTGCTGGAGGTTTACTGTCGTTCTGATCAGCAGTGTATCTGTCTGTTGTGTTCGatggatgaacacagaggccatgatacagtctcagctgcagcagaaaggactgagaaacag AAAGTGGTtggggagacacagaggaaattccagcagagaatccaggagagagagaaggagctgaaggatctgagacaggctgtggagtcACTCACG cgctctgcacaggcagcagtggaggacagtgagaggatctttactgagctgaTCCGCTCTATTGAAAGGAGGCCCTCTGAGGTAAAAAAGattatcagagatcaggaaaAGGCTGCAGTGAGTAAGGCTGAAAGACTCCTGGAGCAACTGGAGCAGGAGATCACTGAGCTGAAGAGGAGAGAtgctgagctggagcagttttCACACACAGAAGATCACATCCACTTCCTCCAG AgttgtcagccattttgtgcccctctctctgtgccaccTGGAGACCTCCCCAGCATCACTGTGGATCCACAGTCCTCTTTTGAGTTTGTGAAGGCATCTGTCTCAGAACTGAGAGTGAAGCTGGAAGGACTTTTCAAAGAAGAGCTGAAAAAGACATCTAAAAAAGGTTGTTGGAAATAA
- the LOC118770131 gene encoding tripartite motif-containing protein 16-like protein — protein MDTEEFSCPICLDLLKDPVAIPCGHSYCMGCIKGCWVQDDHTGVYSCPQCRETFTTRPVLKRNIIVADMVEKLRKTGLQAAPPAHYYVRSGDVACDVCTGKKCKAVKSCLVCLASYCETHLKLHNELHLGNTHHLIDATGHLQEKICSQHNKLLEIYCCEDQQWICCLCVMDEHRGHDTVSAAAERTEKQKQLGVKQRKFQQRIQEREKELQDLRHAVESLTRSAQAAVEDSERIFTELIHSIERMHSEVKELIRYQEKAAVSQAERLLEQLEQEIAELRRRDAELEQLSHTEDHIHFLQTCQSLCPSPGPGDLPSISVNPNFSFEAVRKSVSELKEQLEDVCKGELEKISQTAEVHILEPLTREDFLQYCCELTLDPNTAHEGLCLSEGNRVVTRVRETQAYPDHTERFDCWVQVLCREGLSGCCYWEVEWSGDDGVYIAVSYKEISRKGEQPDSGLGGNDKSWSMFCSPLKYFFWHNNKRIKITAPPSSRIGVYLDHRAGTLSFYSVSDTMTLIYKVETTFTQPLYPGFRVWSYRSSVKLCHLGLKKTLKKTPSAFNADANM, from the exons ATGGATACGGAGGAGTTTAGCTGTCCAATCTGTCTGGATCTACTGAAGGATCCAGTGGCTattccctgtggacacagttaTTGTATGGGCTGTATTAAGGGCTGCTGGGTTCAGGATGATCATACTGGTGTctacagctgtccccagtgcagAGAGACCTTCACGACAAGACCcgttttaaaaagaaacatcattGTGGCTGATATGGTGGAGAAACTGAGGAAGACGGGACTCcaagctgctcctcctgctcactaTTACGTTAGATCTGGAGACGTGGCGTGTGATGTCTGcactgggaaaaaatgcaaagctgtcAAGTCCTGTCTGGTGTGTCTGGCCTCTTACTGTGAAACTCACCTCAAACTTCACAATGAACTCCATCTAGGAAACACACATCATCTGATTGATGCCACGGGACACCTGCAGGAGAAAATTTGCTCTCAACATAACAAACTACTGGAGATTTACTGTTGTGAGGATCAGCAGTGgatctgttgtttgtgtgtgatggatgaacacagaggccATGATACggtctcagctgcagcagaaaggactgagaaacag AAGCAACTGGGGGTGAAACAGAGGAAATTCCAGCAGagaatccaggagagagagaaggagctgcaggatctgagacATGCTGTGGAGTCACTCACG cgctctgcacaggcagcagtggaggacagcgagaggatctttactgagctgaTCCACTCCATTGAGAGAATGCACTCTGAAGTGAAAGAGCTGATCAGATATcaggagaaggctgcagtgagtcaggCTGAAAGACTCCTGGAAcaactggagcaggagattgctgagctgaggaggagagacgctgagctggagcagctttcacacacagaggatcacatccatttcctccag acctgtcagtctctctgtccctctcctggACCTGGAGACTTACCCAGCATCTCTGTCAATCCAAACTTCTCTTTTGAGGCTGTGAGGAAATCTGTCTCTGAACTGAAAGAGCAACTGGAGGACGTATGCAAGGGGGAATTAGAGAAAATCTCTCAAACAG CTGAAGTCCACATTTTGGAGCCCCTGACCAGAGAGGACTTCTTACAAT ACTGCTGTGAGCTCACGCTGGACCCTAACACAGCCCACGAAggactctgtctgtctgaggggaaCAGAGTGGTGACACGTGTGAGAGAGACCCAGGCATATCCTGATCATACAGAGAGATTTGACTGCTGGGtccaagtgctgtgcagagagggtctgtctggatGCTGTTATTGGGAAGTTGAGTGGAGTGGAGATGATGGCGTTTATATAGCCGTCTCATATAAAGAGATCAGCAGGAAAGGGGAGCAGCCTGACAGTGGCCTGGGAGGAAATGACAAGTCCTGGAGTATGTTCTGCtctcctttaaaatattttttctggcACAATAATAAGCGTATCAAAATAACAGCACCCCCCTCTTCCAGAATCGGAGTGTATCTGGATCACAGGGCAGGgactctgtccttctacagcgtctctgACACAATGACCCTCATCTACAAAGTTGAAaccacattcactcagcccCTCTATCCAGGTTTTAGAGTGTGGTCTTACAGATCGTCTGTAAAACTGTGTCAtttgggattaaaaaaaacgttaaaaaaaaCGCCTTCAGCATTTAACGCAGATGCAAACATGTAA